A stretch of the Lepidochelys kempii isolate rLepKem1 chromosome 15, rLepKem1.hap2, whole genome shotgun sequence genome encodes the following:
- the LOC140898550 gene encoding vacuolar protein sorting-associated protein 29-like, which yields MLVLVLGDLHIPHRCNSLPAKFKKLLVPGKIQHILCTGNLCTKESYDYLKTLAGDVHVVRGDFDENLNYPEQKVVTVGQFKIGLIHGHQVIPWGDTASLALLQRQLDVDILISGHTHKFEAFEHENKFYINPGSATGAYNALEINIIPSFVLMDIQASTVVTYVYQLIGDDVKVERIEYKKP from the exons atg CTGGTGTTAGTATTAGGAGACCTTCACATCCCACATCGATGCAATAGCCTGCCAGCTAAATTCAAAAAACTGCTGGTCCCAGGCAAGATCCAGCACATCCTCTGCACCGGAAACCTCTGCACCAAGGAGAGCTATGACTACCTCAAGACACTGGCTGGGGATGTTCACGTTGTCCGAGGGGACTTTGATGAG aaCCTGAATTACCCAGAACAGAAAGTTGTAACTGTTGGGCAGTTTAAAATTGGGCTGATCCATGGCCATCAGGTTATTCCATGGGGTGACACGGCCAGCCTGGCACTGCTGCAAAGGCAGTTGGATGTGGACATTCTGATTTCAGGGCATACACATAAATTTGAGGCATTCGAACATGAAAACAAGTTCTACATCAATCCAGGATCGGCCACGGGAGCCTATAATGCCTTGGAGAT AAACATCATTCCTTCGTTTGTACTGATGGATATCCAGGCATCCACCGTTGTGACTTATGTGTATCAGCTCATTGGAGATGATGTGAAAGTAGAAAGAATTGAATACAAAAAGCCCTAA